One Salarias fasciatus chromosome 22, fSalaFa1.1, whole genome shotgun sequence DNA segment encodes these proteins:
- the LOC115409335 gene encoding kelch-like protein 7 — MTGMASPEKASTSKKKGERKCASKEEYRQLSGIMGVMNSLRKQGTLCDVTLVVQGKHFPAHRVVLAAASHFFSLMFTTRMMESMSHEVELRSAEPEIIELLIEFIYTARISVNSSNVQSLLDAANQYQIEPVKKMCVEFLKGQIDATNCLGISALADCMDCPELKAAADDFFQLHFTEVYKLDEFLHLDVKQLTYLLHQDKLTVRAEAQIYDAAVRWLKYDVCNRKQYMVEVLGCVRFPLVSKTFLSKTVQAEPLIQDNPQCLKMVISGMRYHLLSLEDREDLGESSRPRRKKHDYRIALFGGSQPQSCRYFNPKESTWTDIRCPFEKRRDATAVFWDNVVYILGGSQLFPIKRMDCYNVLKDSWYSKLGPPPRDSLAACAAQGKIYTSGGSEVGSSALNLFECYDTRTESWQIKASMLMARCSHGSVEANGLIYVCGGTVGNNVSGRILNNCEVYDPSTQQWRELCGMREARKNHGLVVVNNRIYAVGGQGPLGGLDSVEYYDIASNEWRAASAMPWRGITVKCAAVGDVIYVLAGFQGVGRLGHTLEYHTETDRWVTCSKVRAFPVTSCLICVVDTCGVNEDEDMDLIDSQPHAASAASSAASASSSS; from the exons ATGACGGGAATGGCCTCTCCGGAGAAGGCGTCCACCTCCAAGAAGAAGGGCGAGAGAAAGTGTGCCAGCAAGGAGGAGTACAGGCAGCTGTCCGGCATCATGGGGGTGAtgaacagcctgaggaaacAG GGTACACTGTGTGATGTGACCCTGGTGGTTCAGGGAAAACACTTTCCAGCCCACAGAGTTGTTCTGGCTGCTGCCAGCCACTTCTTCAGCCTCATGTTCACCA ccaGAATGATGGAGTCGATGTCCCATGAGGTGGAGCTGAGGAGCGCTGAGCCTGAGATCATTGAGCTGCTGATTGAATTTATTTACACCGCACG caTCTCAGTGAACAGCAGCAATGTGCAGTCATTACTGGATGCAGCCAACCAGTACCAGATAGAGCCTGTGAAGAAGAtgtgtgtggagtttctcaAAGGACAGATTGATGCGACAAACTGCCTCG GCATTTCGGCTCTCGCAGACTGTATGGACTGTCCcgagctgaaggcagcagcGGACGACTTCTTCCAGCTTCATTTCACAGAAGTCTACAAGCTGGATGAATTCCTACACCTGGATGTCAAACAGCTGACGTATCTGCTGCACCAGGACAAACTAACAGTCCGTGCTGAGGCGCAG ATTTATGATGCTGCGGTGCGCTGGCTGAAGTACGACGTATGCAACAGAAAACAGTACATGGTGGAGGTGCTGGGGTGTGTCCGCTTTCCTCTGGTCTCCAAAACCTTCCTCTCCAAGACTGTGCAGGCTGAGCCGCTCATTCAGGACAATCCGCAGTGCCTCAAGATGGTCATCA gtgggATGCGTTACCACCTGCTGTCCCTGGAGGACCGCGAGGACCTgggagagagcagcaggccACGGCGCAAGAAACATGACTACCGCATCGCTCTTTTCGGAGGCTCTCAGCCTCAGTCCTGTCGCTATTTCAACCCCAAG GAATCCACCTGGACAGACATCCGCTGCCCCTTTGAGAAGCGCCGGGACGCCACAGCCGTCTTCTGGGACAACGTGGTCTACATCTTGGGCGGCTCGCAGCTCTTCCCCATCAAGCGTATGGACTGTTACAAcgtcctgaaggacagctggtACTCCAAGCTGGGCCCCCCACCTCGCGACAGCCTGGCCGCCTGCGCCGCCCAGGGCAAGATCTACACATCTGGGGGATCGGAAGTTG GGAGCTCAGCCCTCAATCTGTTTGAGTGCTACGACACGAGGACTGAGTCGTGGCAGATCAAAGCCAGCATGCTGATGGCGCGCTGCAGCCACGGCTCGGTCGAGGCCAACGGACTCATTTACGTCTGCGGAGGAACGGTGGGGAACAACGTCTCTGGCAGAATCCTCAACAACTGCGAGGTCTACGACCCGAGCACGCAGCA ATGGAGGGAGTTGTGTGGGATGAGAGAAGCCAGGAAGAACCACGGACTGGTGGTGGTCAACAACAGGATCTACGCTGTTGGCGGGCAGGGGCCTCTGG GCGGGCTGGACTCAGTGGAATACTACGACATTGCCAGTAACGAATGGCGTGCGGCGTCAGCGATGCCGTGGCGAGGGATAACGGTGAAGTGTGCCGCGGTCGGGGATGTGATCTATGTGCTGGCGGGGTTTCAAGGCGTGGGGCGACTTGGACACACCCTGGAGTACCACACAGAAACTGACCG GTGGGTGACCTGCAGCAAGGTGCGAGCCTTTCCCGTCACCAGCTGCCTGATCTGTGTGGTCGACACGTGCGGAGTCAACGAGGACGAGGACATGGATCTCATCGACTCCCAGCCACACGCCGCATCCGCCGCCTCCTCGGCTGCGTCGGCCTCGTCGTCCTCGTAG
- the LOC115409338 gene encoding protein asteroid homolog 1-like yields MSTQTAAHLHISLCGISASAVVHLTILALFLSSALRSPMGVHGLTSYVEGHRHLLKDVKLRDSRLVIDGSSLYYRLYFNSGLDQQRGGDYDQFSLRLQQFFSALKTCSIQPYVVLDGGMDPSDKKFATLRQRLQSKIKEADQLAHGRSGSVLPILTRHVLIQVLTQMGVPLVQCPAEADWEIACLARQWNCPVLTSDSDFYIFDLPGGYLPFQFFRWNHLSGNASNRYISARCYTVSGLCQWFGSIHHETLALAAVLIGNDYGAPKEANKVFAMLNENSFSGRGGGSASRIDGLLLWLFSFRNVAEALEDVSAFMAGGNKGQVGVITHKLREAMQEYSIDSPSSLARWFSGAGSAVLGGQISLLPQCLSLVAAQGLLPQWVIDVLVKHRAMLIAQVENSKLASSHCVSETIRQAVYAILLQKPRAGGGPQQAAGPQGGRGGRGRGGGRGPSHGLPAQHTGAAPLFVEEYDRLDLNMKIKSVAVQPLRNHLHLEGIAEVNLKRKLPAAVRLSVLLETLGYQSPLCLLFPHMQLAVAVTAFWMQNATPKPSQPQLQALLLCMVYGELSRIFQPEAADHQHSLNHVNWATERGVQPGLDRQRVRAGERRGLDLAVAHGFSQWQACLWSSLCLNQLLLLPLPAPHLPRLFSGTLAHGLVRYLKGGRPAESLLPVGSFSGKLYASLLSSVKSCVSGRWVLLVDGQENRGRGQGRRGRGGGGRGRGRGRGAQGRGGGVDELANRFALLMSEEEFDDD; encoded by the exons ATGTCTACACAAACCGCTGCACATCTGCACATTTCCTTGTGTGGCATCAGTGCGTCGGCAGTAGTACATCTGACTATTCTCGCTTTATTTCTTTCCAGCGCCCTGAGGTCCCCCATGGGTGTCCACGGTCTGACCTCGTACGTGGAAGGCCATAGACACCTTCTCAAAGATGTCAAGCTCAGGGACAGCCGCCTCGTGATCGACGGCTCCAGCCTCTACTATCGCCTCTACTTTAACAGCGGGCTGGACCAGCAGCGTGGAGGAGACTACGACCAGTTCTCTCTCCGCCTGCAGCAGTTCTTCTCAGCGCTGAAAACCTGCAGCATCCAGCCTTATGTGGTTCTGGATGGAG GGATGGATCCCAGCGACAAGAAGTTTGCCACTCTGCGGCAGCGTCTGCAGTCCAAGATAAAGGAGGCGGACCAGCTCGCTCATGGCCGCAGCGGAAGCGTTCTTCCCATCCTCACACGACACGTCCTGATCCAGGTCCTCACCCAGATGGGAGTCCCCCTGGTGCAGTGTCCAGCCGAGGCGGACTGGGAGATTGCCTGTTTGGCACGCCAGTGGAACTGCCCAGTGCTGACCAGCGACAGTGACTTTTATATATTTGACCTTCCAG GGGGTTATCTGCCATTCCAGTTTTTCCGCTGGAATCACCTCAGCGGCAACGCCAGTAACCGCTACATCTCCGCTCGCTGCTACACCGTCTCTGGCCTCTGCCAGTGGTTTGGTAGCATTCACCACGAGACGCTGGCCTTGGCCGCCGTCTTAATTGGAAATGATTATGGTGCTCCGAAAGAGGCGAATAAAGTCTTTGCTATGTTGAATGAGAATAGTTTCTCGGGTAGAGGCGGAGGATCTGCTTCGCGTATCGAcggcctcctcctctggctcttctCTTTTCGTAATGTAGCAGAGGCCTTAGAGGATGTGAGTGCGTTCATGGCTGGAGGCAATAAAGGACAAGTGGGTGTAATCACTCACAAGCTGAGGGAAGCCATGCAGGAATACAGCATCGACTCTCCGAGCTCCCTGGCTCGCTGGTTCTCTGGAGCTGGCAGTGCGGTTCTGGGGGGGCAGATCTCACTGCTGCCACAGTGTTTGTCACTGGTTGCGGCACAAGGGCTTCTTCCTCAGTGGGTGATAGATGTTTTAGTGAAGCACAGAGCCATGCTCATCGCACAGGTGGAGAACAGTAAGTTAGCCAGCAGTCACTGTGTTTCTGAGACGATACGCCAGGCCGTGTATGCGATCTTACTGCAGAAGCccagagcaggtggaggtccTCAGCAGGCGGCTGGACCacagggagggagaggtggGAGAGGACGTGGTGGAGGCAGGGGTCCGAGCCACGGGTTGCCTGCACAGCATA CAGGAGCGGCTCCACTTTTTGTGGAGGAGTATGACCGTCTGGACCTCAACATGAAGATCAAAAGTGTGGCGGTACAGCCTCTCAGAAATCATTTACACCTGGAAGGGATTGCTGAGGTAAACCTGAAAAGAAAACT GCCTGCGGCTGTGCGCCTCAGTGTTCTTCTGGAAACCCTGGGATATCAGAGTCCGCTCTGTCTCCTGTTCCCCCACATGCAGCTGGCGGTTGCAGTGACGGCGTTCTGGATGCAAAATGCAACACCAAAACCTTCCCAACCCCAGCTGCAGGCTTTGCTGCTTTGCATGGTTTACGGAGAACTGTCCCGGATTTTCCAGCCCGAGGCTGCTGACCACCAACACTCCC TCAATCACGTAAACTGGGCGACAGAGCGTGGAGTGCAGCCGGGGCTAGATCGACAGCGTGTGAGAGCGGGGGAGAGGCGAGGCCTGGATCTCGCCGTGGCTCACGGTTTCAGCCAGTGGCAGGCCTGCCTCTGGAGCTCACTGTGcctgaatcagctgctgctgctgccgctgcctgcACCCCATCTGCCACG TTTGTTCAGCGGTACCTTGGCCCACGGCCTCGTCAGGTATCTGAAGGGGGGCCGACCGGCAGAGAGCCTGCTACCTGTGGGATCCTTCTCTGGGAAACTCTACGCATCTCTGCTGAGTTCTGTGAAGAGCTGCGTCTCCGGCCGATGGGTTCTCCTTGTCGACGGGCAGGAGAACAGAGGCAGAGGccaggggaggagaggaagagggggaggcggaagaggaagaggaagaggaagaggagctcaggGACGCGGTGGAGGTGTCGATGAGCTCGCTAACAGATTTGCACTCCTCATGTCCGAGGAAGAGTTTGATGATGACTAA